The Terrirubrum flagellatum nucleotide sequence GCGGCGCTGGCCGTTCTCACCGCGCCGATCGCCGCCTGGAGCGATCAATTTCCGGCGATGATGGCCGCGCTCAGATCGCGCCTGCTGAGCGTATTCGATCTTGCCCAGCAGATCGAGGATGCGGCCGCCTCCGTCTCCGGAAACAAGGGCGTGCGGCTCAACGTCTCCGATGGCAATCCGCTGATGAGCATCGCTATCTCGTCCTCGACGATCGCGGCGGGATTCCTGATCTTCATCTTCACCGTCTATTTTTATCTCGCTACGCGTCGCCATCTGAAGGCGCGCGTGCTCAGGCTTTGCCTCGGCCAGGACGCGCGAAAATCCGCTGGGGAGTTCTTCAACGAAATCGAGACGCGCGTTGCGATCTATCTCAGCGTGGTGACCGTCGTGAACATCGGCATTGGCGCGATCGCCATGACGATCGCCTGGGTCGCCGGCGTGCCCTCTCCGATCTTCTGGGGCGCGCTGGCGTTCGTTCTCAACTACCTCGCTTTCATCGGCCCCATCATCGTCGCCATACTGCTGTTCGCCGCAGGATTGCTCAGCGACACGACGTTGCTCGCAGCGATTTGGCCCGCCGCCTTATATTACGCCATACATCTTCTCGAAGGGAACTGGGTGACGCCGATGCTGGTCGGCAATCGACTCACCGTTTCGCCTTTCGCGGTCTTCCTCTCCTTTATTTTCTGGCTGTGGGTCTGGGGACCCGTCGGCGCCGTGCTGTCGACGCCGTTGCTGCTGGTCATGCTCGCAGCGCAGGAAAGCTTCGCGAAATATCGCGAAATCAGAAAGGAAGCGGAACAGGCGTCGCCGCTCGACGCCTGATCGCCGTCAGGAACCTTCAATCCTGCAAAACGTTAGCCAGATGAAATGGGGGAGATTCGCATCGCAGCGGATCGCTCCTGACGACATCCCGCATGACAGGAGATTGACATGTCGAAGGCGACTACCGGAAAGCGTCTGAACGACGACATCGACGATGTCGCTGACAAGTTCGACGCGGCCAAAGACGCTGCGCGCGACGCGGCTGACACTGCAATCGAGACCGTCGGCGGCGTGGCGGCGAATATCAACAGCAAGCTTAAATCCGTCGGCGTCGACACGAGCGTCATGACGGACGCCGCGAAGGATCAGATGACCGATCTGCAGAAGATGTTGAGCGACGAATTGAAGGCGCGGCCATTCCGATCGCTCGCGATCGCGGCCGGCGTCGGACTTCTGTTCGGGCTTCTCGCGAACCGGTGAGTCATGATGAAGGAGCTCACGGCGCTGGCGGCGACCGAACTGGTCGTCGCGGGAAAGCGCAAGGCGGCGCGTTATTTTCTCTATGCGCTCGCGGCGTTCCTCGTCGTGGGTTCACTCGGCTTCGCGCTCGGCGGCCTGCACACCATTCTTGCCATGGAATATGGGCAGATCGTCGCGAGCTTTTCGATCTCCGGCGGCCTGCTGCTCTTCGCGCTGATCGTGTTTCTTGTCGCCCGCTACTGGCGGCCGCGGCCGAGAACCGGCGAAATGGTTGCGACCGCCGCCCTCTTGGCAGCGCCCAGCGCCGCGCGCCTCCTGACGCCCGGCGCGGCCAAGGGCGCGGCTGCGCTCGGAACCTTCGCGCTGGCCGCCTTTCTCGGGAAAAAACTGACGCACTGAGGGCGGAATCCCAGGTATTTCTACGCAGATTTCCCAGCTTTTCGCCGGCCAGACGACATCGGCGAAACAATTCTCGCGGGCCTGCGACAATCCGTTGAAACAGAAACGCGCTATCTCATCATCAACCCGCTATTCGCGCTCCGGCGCCAAGGACCTATGATGAGCACGACTTTCGTGGCGCAGGCCGCGCCGCAACCCAGAATTTCGATTCCGTTCGTTTTCTGGTCTTCCTACATGGCGCGCGTCGATGACGCCGGCATGTCGTGGCCCGGCTTCTCTTATTCCGAGAGCGAGATGACGCGCATGCGCGCGCTCGCCGAGCATGTCCGTGACTCCTCGATCATTAAATTCCAGCTCTGGACCGCCGCGATCTTCATTGCGCTGGCGGCCGTCGCGATCGCCGTCCTGTTCGCCTTTCTCACCTGGCTCTATCCCGATCCAGCGCGAACGCCGGCCTATGTCTTCGTTTGCATTCTGGCGATGTGCTGCTTCATCACCATTGGGTTCGGCGTTCCCGCCGCGATGGCGCTGGCGTCGCGTTTGAGCGCGGGCGGCGTCGATCTCAGCGGCGTCGCGCCAGATGCGCGCGACGCTGCGCTTGCGGCGAAGATCCGTTTCCAGTGCTGGCGCATGACCGCGATCATGTGCGGCGTCTTCATCCCCGGCGCGCTGCTGTGGATCGCGTTCGATATCCAGGCCGGTCCCGTCATCACGGCGCTGAAGACTGTCTCGATTGCGATCATGGCGTTCTCGGTCTGGTTTTCGAGCCGCCGCCCGTCGCGCGACATGTGAACGCCGCTGGTCGCGACGATCGTGCGTCGTCAGGAACTCACACAGGCTGCCTCCTCGATATCAGCCATGTCGCATCTCTCCGCCGCCGTCACCGTCCGCCATGCGCTCACGCCGATCACGATCATCGGCGCGTTGATCGCAGCGGCGAGCGCGCAGCCCGCGCCTGACCTGACGCCGAAATCGCTGCGGCTGTTCGCAGATACGAGGCGCGGCCATTTCGGCAATCCTCTGCCCGAAAATGTCTTTCCCGACACGCAGCGCCAACAGCTCGGCACGGTGGAGTTCGACAAAAGCGCCGCCGGCCAGAAGGTGCGATTCAGCCTGCGCCTCGCAAAGACGAGCGCCGGCCTCGGCCGCATCGCCTATAGCGACGAAGCGACGATCGATCGTGAAGGGAAACTGCATTTCACGCTGCCGCTGGCGCGCAACTGGCCGATCGGCGCGTATGACGTCGTCATCTCCCGGGGCGGCCGCGAACTCGGCGTGCTGAGCTACCTCGTGAAGGCGGCGCAATCGCGCGCCACGCCGATCGCCGTGTCGGCGATCCGCATCAGCCGCCTGACCGAGGTCGAGACGCTCGAACCCGCGCCGGAGCCGCGTCCCGGCGACCGCAGCCTGCGCTTCACCGCAAGCACGTCAGGCGTCCGCACCGAAGGCGCGACGATCGGCTGGACGCTCAGCGCGCTCGACACTGACGCCGGTCCGGATCCGGACATCTATTCGACGACGATCGCGCAGCTTCCGCTCGACAACAGCGATCTGATTTTCAATGTGCGTCTGCCGCGCGATTGGCCGACCGGTCTCTATCGCGTGCAGCTCACCCTCGACGGCGCGCCGCTCGCCGCCCATGAGTTCCGCATCGACGCGGGCTCGCCAACGGCGCATTGAAAAGCTCGTCGCATCGCGCGACGATGCGGACATGAAATCCTCCGCCCCGACGCTGACCGCG carries:
- a CDS encoding AI-2E family transporter yields the protein MNAPSSRFAFTRLPRFDDVEPTARDVNASEHDLIVRYAIVGIFAILAIAALRESKVIALPIAAGVIFGLVLGPAVDWMVRRNIPQHLAAASIVIVGFIIGVAALAVLTAPIAAWSDQFPAMMAALRSRLLSVFDLAQQIEDAAASVSGNKGVRLNVSDGNPLMSIAISSSTIAAGFLIFIFTVYFYLATRRHLKARVLRLCLGQDARKSAGEFFNEIETRVAIYLSVVTVVNIGIGAIAMTIAWVAGVPSPIFWGALAFVLNYLAFIGPIIVAILLFAAGLLSDTTLLAAIWPAALYYAIHLLEGNWVTPMLVGNRLTVSPFAVFLSFIFWLWVWGPVGAVLSTPLLLVMLAAQESFAKYREIRKEAEQASPLDA
- a CDS encoding DUF883 C-terminal domain-containing protein, whose product is MSKATTGKRLNDDIDDVADKFDAAKDAARDAADTAIETVGGVAANINSKLKSVGVDTSVMTDAAKDQMTDLQKMLSDELKARPFRSLAIAAGVGLLFGLLANR